GAAATCAAAATGATAGATTGGTGATGAAGGGGTTGTATATTCGTTGACAATGGCAAAGGTAGGAGAAGTGATGACATCTTCTACACCTAACTCTTCGCAAACAGCTTTCACGAAAGTGGTCTTTCCTGCACCCATCTTTCCATAGAATGCAAAAACTGTATGGTCACCAATTAAACTGATAAACTGGCGTGCAGCCTCATGAATATGGTCTAAGTCCTGAATCAGAATTTCCATAATAATTTGTCTTAAACGGCTGCAAAGTTAGCAAATTAAATAATAAACGCCAAATTTTTTAATGAAAACGAACTAGCTATAAATCAGCGGCGTTTACCGTTCATGGTGATGAGCGGAATGAGCATCTCTTCCATCGAGATACCGCCATGCTGGAAGGTGTCGCGATAGTAGCTGACGTAATAGTTATAGTTGTTGGGGTAGGCGAAGAATGAATCGCCTGTGGCAAATACGTAGCTGGTGGAAAGATTTGGCTGGGGGAGTTGAGCCTGGCGTGGATCTCTGATTACGAAGAGGTCTTTCGAGTCATAGCCGAGGTTCTTTCCCAGTTTGTAGCGCAGGTTTGTATTGGTGTTGCGGTCACCAATGATTTTGACTGGCTTTGTGCAGCGGATAGAACCATGATCGGTGGTAACAATGACATGGCAGTCTGTTTGTGCAATCCAACGGAAAAAATCGGCAATGACAGAATGGCGGAACCATGAGAGGGTGATAGAACGATAGGCCGATTCGTTGTTGGCCAGTTCGCGTACCATTCGGCTTTCTGTT
The sequence above is a segment of the Prevotella sp. E9-3 genome. Coding sequences within it:
- the tsaE gene encoding tRNA (adenosine(37)-N6)-threonylcarbamoyltransferase complex ATPase subunit type 1 TsaE translates to MEILIQDLDHIHEAARQFISLIGDHTVFAFYGKMGAGKTTFVKAVCEELGVEDVITSPTFAIVNEYTTPSSPIYHFDFYRIKKLEEVYDMGYEDYFYSGNLCFIEWPELIEEVLPDDAVKVTITENSDGSRTVSAQL